In a single window of the Sylvia atricapilla isolate bSylAtr1 chromosome 18, bSylAtr1.pri, whole genome shotgun sequence genome:
- the LOC136369321 gene encoding uncharacterized protein, whose translation MELRPPGSLMASHHLLHSGFLLLALAASHPNIAMSIAGHVEGTADSSFGNPDVTLYRCKDCQSCICKPRGNSFKNFTRIANTQNKTFSSVAIELMTNETHITVCFEHANSCLKGVYGVAWKRPGGAGVACGILNSGENGRGNNSTEKTICCEAKTDIWKHDPTLKCYTQKSRPKPITLPISIGEGILDNPEFLTSKNNSIGLPLGLVVAVVCTGGAVLCYLQRRRQVLRYDKQFRESSTSL comes from the exons ATGGAGCTGAGACCCCCGGGCAGCCTTATGGCCTCTCACCACCTCCTGCACTCTggtttcctgctcctggctcttGCTGCTTCCCATCCAA ATATTGCCATGTCCATTGCTGGCCATGTTGAAGGGACAGCAGACTCTTCCTTTGGCAACCCAGATGTGACACTCTACCGCTGTAAGGATTGCCAGAGCTGCATATGCAAGCCTAGaggaaacagttttaaaaacttcaCAAGAATTGCTAACACACAAAACAAGACATTTTCAAGTGTAGCAATTGAGTTGATGACCAACGAAACACACATCACTGTTTGCTTTGAGCATGCAAATTCCTGTCTGAAAGGAGTTTATGGTGTTGCCTGGAAGAGACCTGGGGGAGCAGGAGTCGCGTGTGGCATCCTCAATTCTGGAG aaaatggaagaggaaaCAACAGTACTGAGAAGACTATTTGCTGTGAAGCGAAGACAGATATCTGGAAGCACGACCCTACCCTGAAGTGCTACACTCAAAAGTCACGTCCAAAACCCATCACACTGCCGATTTCCATTGGTGAGGGAATTCTAG ATAATCCCGAATTTCTCACCAGCAAAAATAACAGCATTGGCCTTCCGTTGGGATTAGTGGTTGCTGTGGTTTGCACAGGAGGAGCCGTCCTGTGTTACTTGCAGCGGCGGCGCCAAG TTCTTAGGTATGACAAACAGTTCAGAGAAAGCTCCACTTCTCTTTGA